One window from the genome of Penaeus monodon isolate SGIC_2016 chromosome 2, NSTDA_Pmon_1, whole genome shotgun sequence encodes:
- the LOC119582851 gene encoding uncharacterized protein LOC119582851 isoform X30: MEKLGRYFHWPRKHVRPHRARDRPSPVHPITFRRLRPKSMRFSITASTTAETTMATEPPTTTSGPDRVPVTEQTAPTTQAPDVETTIQTTTKEQTEAPATAAPAPDTETTTKEQTEAPATAAPAPDTETTTKEQTEAPATAAPAPDTETTTKVTAKQTESPVTAAPTTQAPDAETTTKAKEETKAPTAAPAPDTETTTKAQITTKQTEAPVTAAPTTPAPDTQTTMKEQTEAPATPAPAPDTETTTKAQEQTEAPVTAAPVTAAPVTAAPITAAPAPETTTKAKEQTEAPTAAPAPETTTKAKEQTEPPVTAAPVPAPETTTKAQEQTEAPVTAAPAPETTTKAKEQTEAPVTAAPVPAPETTTKAKEEQTDAPATAAPAPETTTKAKEQTDSPVTAAPVPAPETTKAPEPVTEAPAPEPVTDAPVEVTTAQFNTSGFTGSVSTYFTIGTSDSSTITISFGVEIILKMTKEKTFTFVFVLQVRSSGTVTETFSSMASLAALSGVRQETVMGRAEVNEEGTDTTTFVSALDRQNKTSTSNNTECLYTMEVILMKIQFTNKLTGELYPCDLDNQANAEPPYLEIIDHYNNTVINRYCYLDKNVSIHSFGDQMFGYIVTNGDPNIVPDIQAVQIKEEFCCGGVFYGAFRVPLIIPSPDYPQYKPHMRCPFVFRCDEDYDDCVIRLEFENFNLASNDVSRSRRQALNESDFGNGTAATTLAPYVPPTGPDFNRTICAGEDVVRVSQCGSISAINSREFCADNPPSQVYTGYKEVLMYFDSNDERQDQGFVIKFTPKDRRKWIYSDAELEPKCTCAHNLPNQIRKYFRKRNKNKTNKAKANKEPLRRVRREEREKLKERRTVEKEGKLPERRKRKQKNEENKDRSTNDQGKKREDDVEGPKRRRKKMKKMEGGDSNTEGQNKGKNGRDKEEKDGEKPQGRKKKRMNVGDKDRDAENQKKKNGGDIEENVNGPKRRRKNGGGGNEENAKRQKRRRKNGGGGNEENAKRQKRRRKKIGNTNASENEGGNQREQKKIAKDRRKDTLLEKKEKRLQRKNKNGEEDMPMTRAFNGKTNRKRQQYPWLVSVIQYERPLVKNKVKGDRPVERLCGGTLLSDRYVLTTTSCCTYCKTVWEKKNKKNIKLRKKRDAEGENNKMANKRKRRKKEEDKKGEVKEGEDDMDTEKKGGNQRRRRKNKKTNEELENGGNNRDKDEKAKGIGKGKGMKRGDKKTDKENDNDDDNKGKGKGKKKGDKKNDKENDNDDDDKGKGKRKKKGHKKKNDNQNDNDDANKNKKRRKGEKRGNKKKEDREKGAGNGQGDTAPRQNQNKRRNPLKKDVGAIIGEGSINIKKLGDVKPLKIGGIFIPSDCYDKMGKTELNGEPLYPVECPVLLKLKKKVKFNRFIKPMCMPIFDKIKINKERAASLGYGTRKASKTEPSKIPAEVINMRVLKKCEKRLKMKLDKTMICTKGKKKSGHMCFFDEGAPLLNVKVTGSGYKQHANLYGALVVPSCQLEDKKKKKNRREKRDTDENEPKEKRRKLRRRKQETPGTATASKPRQEAKRQGKEGAPGDRPKRKKKLRKMGDVGGEESQQTKPKKLRRKLGRQGQKDKKSILQDGGGDEYNPRKYNKFYIDVWVNIRSYKKWILNVVFNKKKAKACQRPKHFKSVPDIAKKFEIEDPCPF; encoded by the exons ATGGAAAAGCTTGGCCGGTATTTCCATTGGCCACGCAAGCACGTGAGACCTCACCGCGCGAGAGACCGACCTTCGCCTGTCCATCCAATCACCTTTCGTCGCCTAAGGCCTAAGTCCATGCGCTTCTCCATCACAGCTTCCACGACGGCGGAAACCACGATGGCCACGGAGCCTCCGACGACCACCTCAGGGCCGGACCGAG TGCCCGTTACAGAACAAACGGCGCCGACAACGCAAGCTCCAGATGTAGAGACTACTATTCAAACTACAACTAAGG AGCAAACGGAGGCTCCAGCAACAGCAGCACCAGCGCCTGATACAGAAACCACCAcaaaag AGCAAACGGAGGCTCCAGCAACAGCAGCACCTGCGCCTGATACAGAAACCACCAcaaaag AGCAAACGGAGGCTCCAGCAACAGCAGCACCTGCGCCTGATACAGAAACCACCACAAAAG TAACTGCAAAACAAACGGAATCGCCTGTAACGGCAGCACCTACAACGCAGGCGCCAGACGCAGAAACTACCACGAAAGCTAAAG AGGAAACGAAAGCTCCAACAGCAGCTCCAGCGCCAGATACAGAAACTACCACAAAAGCTCAAA TAACTACAAAACAAACGGAAGCGCCTGTAACGGCAGCACCTACAACGCCGGCGCCAGACACACAAACTACCATGAAAG AGCAAACGGAAGCGCCGGCAACACCAGCACCAGCGCCAGATACAGAAACTACCACAAAAGCTCAAG AGCAAACAGAAGCTCCGGTAACTGCAGCTCCGGTAACTGCAGCTCCGGTAACTGCAGCTCCGATAACTGCAGCTCCTGCACCAGAAACTACCACAAAAGCTAAAG AACAAACGGAAGCTCCAACAGCAGCGCCAGCACCGGAAACTACCACAAAGGCTAAAG AACAAACGGAGCCACCAGTAACTGCAGCACCTGTACCTGCGCCTGAGACTACCACAAAAGCCCAAG AGCAAACAGAAGCTCCAGTAACAGCGGCACCTGCACCGGAAACAACCACAAAAGCTAAAG AACAAACAGAAGCACCAGTAACTGCAGCACCGGTACCTGCACCAGAAACTACCACAAAGGCTAAGGAAG AGCAAACAGATGCCCCAGCAACAGCAGCGCCTGCACCAGAAACTACCACAAAAGCTAAAG AGCAAACGGACTCACCAGTTACTGCAGCACCGGTACCTGCACCAGAAACTACAAAAGCTCCAG AACCAGTGACAGAAGCACCCGCACCGGAACCTGTAACGGACGCCCCAGTAGAAG TGACCACAGCCCAGTTCAACACGTCCGGTTTCACTGGGTCTGTCTCAACATATTTCACCATTGGGACAAGCGACTCCTCTACCATTACAATATCCTTTGGAGTGGAAATCATTCTAAAGATGACAAAAGAGAAGACCTTTACGTTCGTGTTTGTCCTGCAG GTGCGCTCTTCAGGCACAGTTACAGAAACCTTCAGCTCCATGGCGTCGTTAGCAGCGTTGAGTGGTGTTCGACAAGAAACCGTAATGGGCAGAGCAGAAGTGAACGAAGAGGGAACAGACACCACCACTTTCGTTTCGGCACTGGACAGGCAGAACAAAACGTCCACAAGCAACAACACAGAGTGTCTCTACACCATGGA GGTGATCCTGATGAAAATCCAGTTCACTAATAAGCTGACAGGCGAACTATACCCGTGCGATTTGGACAACCAGGCGAATGCTGAGCCCCCCTATTTGGAAATTATAGACCATTATAACAACAC CGTCATCAATAGATATTGTTACCTGGACAAAAATGTGAGCATCCACTCATTTGGCGACCAGATGTTTGGCTATATTGTGACCAACGGAGATCCAAATATTGTTCCAGACATTCA gGCGGTTCAAATAAAGGAAGAATTCTGTTGTGGCGGCGTGTTCTATGGAGCCTTCCGTGTGCCACTCATCATACCGTCGCCGGATTATCCTCAGTACAAACCCCACATGCGATGTCCTTTCGTCTTCAGG TGCGACGAGGACTACGACGACTGCGTCATCCGTCTCGAATTCGAAAACTTCAACCTCGCCTCCAACGACGTCAGCCGAAGCCGTCGCCAAGCGCTGAACGAAAGCGACTTCGGGAACGGGACAGCTGCCACCACCCTCGCCCCGTACGTCCCGCCGACCGGACCCGACTTCAACCGGACGATCTGCGCCGGCGAGGATGTGGTTCGGGTCAGCCAGTGCGGGTCCATCTCGGCGATCAACTCTCGCGA gTTCTGCGCGGACAACCCTCCCTCGCAAGTCTACACAGGATACAAAGAAGTGCTGATGTATTTCGACTCGAATGACGAAAGGCAAGACCAGGGCTTCGTGATCAAGTTCACGCCGAAGGACAGGAGGAAAT gGATTTATTCTGACGCCGAACTCGAGCCGAAGTGCA CGTGCGCGCACAATCTTCCCAACCAAATAAGAAAGTACtttagaaagaggaataagaacaaGACCAATAAAGCGAAGGCAAACAAGGAGCCTCTGCGCCGcgtgaggagagaagaaagggaaaaactgaaGGAGAGGAGAACGGTCGAGAAGGAAGGTAAACTCcccgaaaggaggaagaggaagcaaaagaatgaagaaaataaggACAGGAGCACTAACGACCagggcaaaaagagagaggatgacgtCGAAGGcccaaagaggaggaggaagaaaatgaagaaaatggagggaggagaCAGCAACACCGAGGGCCAAAACAAGGGAAAGAAcggaagagacaaagaggagaaggaCGGCGAGAAACcacagggaaggaagaagaagagaatgaatgtaggagacaaagacagagacgccgagaaccaaaagaaaaagaatggaggAGACATCGAGGAGAACGTCAACGGtccaaagaggaggaggaagaatggaggcGGAGGGAACGAGGAGAACGCCAAACgccaaaagaggaggaggaagaatggaggcGGAGGGAACGAGGAGAACGCCAAACgtcaaaagaggaggaggaagaagatcggAAACACGAATGCATCCGAAAACGAAGGAGGGAatcagagagaacaaaagaagatCGCGAAGGACAGACGGAAGGACACATTactagagaagaaggaaaagagacttcaaaggaagaataaaaatggagaggaagacaTGCCTATGACACGAGCCTTTAACGGGAAGACGAACAGGAAGCGGCAGCAATACCCGTGGCTG GTCAGCGTGATACAATATGAGCGACCTCTCGTGAAAAACAAGGTCAAAGGTGATCGCCCTGTTGAGAGACTCTGCGGTGGAACACTCCTGAGTGACAGATACGTCCTCACTACGACCTCCTGCTGCACCTATTGCAA AAccgtttgggaaaagaaaaataagaagaatattaaATTGCGGAAGAAGAGAGACGCAGAAGGAGAGAACAATAAGATggcaaataagagaaagagaaggaagaaagaggaagacaagaagggcgaagtaaaagaaggagaagacgacatggatacagagaagaaaggaggtaaccagaggagaagaagaaagaacaagaaaacaaacgagGAATTAGAGAACGGTGGCAACAATAGGGACAAAGACGAGAAAGCGAAGGGAATtggcaaaggaaaaggaatgaagagaggagacaagaagacCGACaaggaaaacgataatgatgatgataacaaaggaaaaggaaaaggaaagaaaaaaggagacaagaAGAACGATaaggaaaacgataatgatgatgatgacaaaggaaaaggaaaacgaaagaaaaagggacaCAAGAAGAAGAACGACAACCAAAACGACAATGACGAcgcgaacaagaacaagaaaagacgaaaaggagagaagagaggcaacaagaagaaagaagacagagagaagggcgCCGGGAACGGCCAGGGGGACACCGCCCCCCGGCAGAACCAGAACAAGAGGCGCAACCCACTGAAGAAGGACGTGGGCGCGATCATCGGCGAGGGCAGCATCAACATCAAGAAACTCGGGGACGTCAAGCCACTGAAGATCGGCGGCATCTTCATCCCGAGCGATTGCTACGACAAGATGGGCAAGACGGAGCTAA ACGGCGAACCCCTGTACCCGGTCGAGTGCCCCGTGCTACTGAagctgaagaagaaggtgaaATTCAACAGGTTCATTAAGCCCATGTGCATGCCGATTTTCGATAAGATCAAAATCAACAAGGAGAGAGCAGCTTCCCTGGGCTACGGGACCAGAAAAGCGTCGAAGACAG aaCCCTCCAAGATACCGGCTGAAGTGATTAACATGCGCGTGCTGAAGAAGTGCGAGAAGAGGCTGAAGATGAAGCTGGACAAGACTATGATCTGtacgaagggaaagaaaaagagcggACACATGTGCTTC TTCGACGAGGGAGCACCTCTCCTGAACGTCAAAGTAACAGGCAGCGGATACAAGCAACATGCTAACCTTTATGGTGCCTTG GTTGTGCCTAGCTGCCAGCttgaagacaagaagaaaaagaagaaccgcAGAGAGAAGCGAGACACTGACGAAAACGAACCAAAGGA
- the LOC119582851 gene encoding uncharacterized protein LOC119582851 isoform X34, which translates to MEKLGRYFHWPRKHVRPHRARDRPSPVHPITFRRLRPKSMRFSITASTTAETTMATEPPTTTSGPDRVPVTEQTAPTTQAPDVETTIQTTTKEQTEAPATAAPAPDTETTTKEQTEAPATAAPAPDTETTTKVTAKQTESPVTAAPTTQAPDAETTTKAKEETKAPTAAPAPDTETTTKAQITTKQTEAPVTAAPTTPAPDTQTTMKEQTEAPATPAPAPDTETTTKAQEQTEAPVTAAPVTAAPVTAAPITAAPAPETTTKAKEQTEAPTAAPAPETTTKAKEQTEPPVTAAPVPAPETTTKAQEQTEAPVTAAPAPETTTKAKEQTEAPVTAAPVPAPETTTKAKEEQTDAPATAAPAPETTTKAKEQTDSPVTAAPVPAPETTKAPEPVTEAPAPEPVTDAPVEVTTAQFNTSGFTGSVSTYFTIGTSDSSTITISFGVEIILKMTKEKTFTFVFVLQVRSSGTVTETFSSMASLAALSGVRQETVMGRAEVNEEGTDTTTFVSALDRQNKTSTSNNTECLYTMEVILMKIQFTNKLTGELYPCDLDNQANAEPPYLEIIDHYNNTVINRYCYLDKNVSIHSFGDQMFGYIVTNGDPNIVPDIQAVQIKEEFCCGGVFYGAFRVPLIIPSPDYPQYKPHMRCPFVFRCDEDYDDCVIRLEFENFNLASNDVSRSRRQALNESDFGNGTAATTLAPYVPPTGPDFNRTICAGEDVVRVSQCGSISAINSREFCADNPPSQVYTGYKEVLMYFDSNDERQDQGFVIKFTPKDRRKWIYSDAELEPKCTCAHNLPNQIRKYFRKRNKNKTNKAKANKEPLRRVRREEREKLKERRTVEKEGKLPERRKRKQKNEENKDRSTNDQGKKREDDVEGPKRRRKKMKKMEGGDSNTEGQNKGKNGRDKEEKDGEKPQGRKKKRMNVGDKDRDAENQKKKNGGDIEENVNGPKRRRKNGGGGNEENAKRQKRRRKNGGGGNEENAKRQKRRRKKIGNTNASENEGGNQREQKKIAKDRRKDTLLEKKEKRLQRKNKNGEEDMPMTRAFNGKTNRKRQQYPWLVSVIQYERPLVKNKVKGDRPVERLCGGTLLSDRYVLTTTSCCTYCKTVWEKKNKKNIKLRKKRDAEGENNKMANKRKRRKKEEDKKGEVKEGEDDMDTEKKGGNQRRRRKNKKTNEELENGGNNRDKDEKAKGIGKGKGMKRGDKKTDKENDNDDDNKGKGKGKKKGDKKNDKENDNDDDDKGKGKRKKKGHKKKNDNQNDNDDANKNKKRRKGEKRGNKKKEDREKGAGNGQGDTAPRQNQNKRRNPLKKDVGAIIGEGSINIKKLGDVKPLKIGGIFIPSDCYDKMGKTELNGEPLYPVECPVLLKLKKKVKFNRFIKPMCMPIFDKIKINKERAASLGYGTRKASKTEPSKIPAEVINMRVLKKCEKRLKMKLDKTMICTKGKKKSGHMCFFDEGAPLLNVKVTGSGYKQHANLYGALVVPSCQLEDKKKKKNRREKRDTDENEPKEKRRKLRRRKQETPGTATASKPRQEAKRQGKEGAPGDRPKRKKKLRKMGDVGGEESQQTKPKKLRRKLGRQGQKDKKSILQDGGGDEYNPRKYNKFYIDVWVNIRSYKKWILNVVFNKKKAKACQRPKHFKSVPDIAKKFEIEDPCPF; encoded by the exons ATGGAAAAGCTTGGCCGGTATTTCCATTGGCCACGCAAGCACGTGAGACCTCACCGCGCGAGAGACCGACCTTCGCCTGTCCATCCAATCACCTTTCGTCGCCTAAGGCCTAAGTCCATGCGCTTCTCCATCACAGCTTCCACGACGGCGGAAACCACGATGGCCACGGAGCCTCCGACGACCACCTCAGGGCCGGACCGAG TGCCCGTTACAGAACAAACGGCGCCGACAACGCAAGCTCCAGATGTAGAGACTACTATTCAAACTACAACTAAGG AGCAAACGGAGGCTCCAGCAACAGCAGCACCTGCGCCTGATACAGAAACCACCAcaaaag AGCAAACGGAGGCTCCAGCAACAGCAGCACCTGCGCCTGATACAGAAACCACCACAAAAG TAACTGCAAAACAAACGGAATCGCCTGTAACGGCAGCACCTACAACGCAGGCGCCAGACGCAGAAACTACCACGAAAGCTAAAG AGGAAACGAAAGCTCCAACAGCAGCTCCAGCGCCAGATACAGAAACTACCACAAAAGCTCAAA TAACTACAAAACAAACGGAAGCGCCTGTAACGGCAGCACCTACAACGCCGGCGCCAGACACACAAACTACCATGAAAG AGCAAACGGAAGCGCCGGCAACACCAGCACCAGCGCCAGATACAGAAACTACCACAAAAGCTCAAG AGCAAACAGAAGCTCCGGTAACTGCAGCTCCGGTAACTGCAGCTCCGGTAACTGCAGCTCCGATAACTGCAGCTCCTGCACCAGAAACTACCACAAAAGCTAAAG AACAAACGGAAGCTCCAACAGCAGCGCCAGCACCGGAAACTACCACAAAGGCTAAAG AACAAACGGAGCCACCAGTAACTGCAGCACCTGTACCTGCGCCTGAGACTACCACAAAAGCCCAAG AGCAAACAGAAGCTCCAGTAACAGCGGCACCTGCACCGGAAACAACCACAAAAGCTAAAG AACAAACAGAAGCACCAGTAACTGCAGCACCGGTACCTGCACCAGAAACTACCACAAAGGCTAAGGAAG AGCAAACAGATGCCCCAGCAACAGCAGCGCCTGCACCAGAAACTACCACAAAAGCTAAAG AGCAAACGGACTCACCAGTTACTGCAGCACCGGTACCTGCACCAGAAACTACAAAAGCTCCAG AACCAGTGACAGAAGCACCCGCACCGGAACCTGTAACGGACGCCCCAGTAGAAG TGACCACAGCCCAGTTCAACACGTCCGGTTTCACTGGGTCTGTCTCAACATATTTCACCATTGGGACAAGCGACTCCTCTACCATTACAATATCCTTTGGAGTGGAAATCATTCTAAAGATGACAAAAGAGAAGACCTTTACGTTCGTGTTTGTCCTGCAG GTGCGCTCTTCAGGCACAGTTACAGAAACCTTCAGCTCCATGGCGTCGTTAGCAGCGTTGAGTGGTGTTCGACAAGAAACCGTAATGGGCAGAGCAGAAGTGAACGAAGAGGGAACAGACACCACCACTTTCGTTTCGGCACTGGACAGGCAGAACAAAACGTCCACAAGCAACAACACAGAGTGTCTCTACACCATGGA GGTGATCCTGATGAAAATCCAGTTCACTAATAAGCTGACAGGCGAACTATACCCGTGCGATTTGGACAACCAGGCGAATGCTGAGCCCCCCTATTTGGAAATTATAGACCATTATAACAACAC CGTCATCAATAGATATTGTTACCTGGACAAAAATGTGAGCATCCACTCATTTGGCGACCAGATGTTTGGCTATATTGTGACCAACGGAGATCCAAATATTGTTCCAGACATTCA gGCGGTTCAAATAAAGGAAGAATTCTGTTGTGGCGGCGTGTTCTATGGAGCCTTCCGTGTGCCACTCATCATACCGTCGCCGGATTATCCTCAGTACAAACCCCACATGCGATGTCCTTTCGTCTTCAGG TGCGACGAGGACTACGACGACTGCGTCATCCGTCTCGAATTCGAAAACTTCAACCTCGCCTCCAACGACGTCAGCCGAAGCCGTCGCCAAGCGCTGAACGAAAGCGACTTCGGGAACGGGACAGCTGCCACCACCCTCGCCCCGTACGTCCCGCCGACCGGACCCGACTTCAACCGGACGATCTGCGCCGGCGAGGATGTGGTTCGGGTCAGCCAGTGCGGGTCCATCTCGGCGATCAACTCTCGCGA gTTCTGCGCGGACAACCCTCCCTCGCAAGTCTACACAGGATACAAAGAAGTGCTGATGTATTTCGACTCGAATGACGAAAGGCAAGACCAGGGCTTCGTGATCAAGTTCACGCCGAAGGACAGGAGGAAAT gGATTTATTCTGACGCCGAACTCGAGCCGAAGTGCA CGTGCGCGCACAATCTTCCCAACCAAATAAGAAAGTACtttagaaagaggaataagaacaaGACCAATAAAGCGAAGGCAAACAAGGAGCCTCTGCGCCGcgtgaggagagaagaaagggaaaaactgaaGGAGAGGAGAACGGTCGAGAAGGAAGGTAAACTCcccgaaaggaggaagaggaagcaaaagaatgaagaaaataaggACAGGAGCACTAACGACCagggcaaaaagagagaggatgacgtCGAAGGcccaaagaggaggaggaagaaaatgaagaaaatggagggaggagaCAGCAACACCGAGGGCCAAAACAAGGGAAAGAAcggaagagacaaagaggagaaggaCGGCGAGAAACcacagggaaggaagaagaagagaatgaatgtaggagacaaagacagagacgccgagaaccaaaagaaaaagaatggaggAGACATCGAGGAGAACGTCAACGGtccaaagaggaggaggaagaatggaggcGGAGGGAACGAGGAGAACGCCAAACgccaaaagaggaggaggaagaatggaggcGGAGGGAACGAGGAGAACGCCAAACgtcaaaagaggaggaggaagaagatcggAAACACGAATGCATCCGAAAACGAAGGAGGGAatcagagagaacaaaagaagatCGCGAAGGACAGACGGAAGGACACATTactagagaagaaggaaaagagacttcaaaggaagaataaaaatggagaggaagacaTGCCTATGACACGAGCCTTTAACGGGAAGACGAACAGGAAGCGGCAGCAATACCCGTGGCTG GTCAGCGTGATACAATATGAGCGACCTCTCGTGAAAAACAAGGTCAAAGGTGATCGCCCTGTTGAGAGACTCTGCGGTGGAACACTCCTGAGTGACAGATACGTCCTCACTACGACCTCCTGCTGCACCTATTGCAA AAccgtttgggaaaagaaaaataagaagaatattaaATTGCGGAAGAAGAGAGACGCAGAAGGAGAGAACAATAAGATggcaaataagagaaagagaaggaagaaagaggaagacaagaagggcgaagtaaaagaaggagaagacgacatggatacagagaagaaaggaggtaaccagaggagaagaagaaagaacaagaaaacaaacgagGAATTAGAGAACGGTGGCAACAATAGGGACAAAGACGAGAAAGCGAAGGGAATtggcaaaggaaaaggaatgaagagaggagacaagaagacCGACaaggaaaacgataatgatgatgataacaaaggaaaaggaaaaggaaagaaaaaaggagacaagaAGAACGATaaggaaaacgataatgatgatgatgacaaaggaaaaggaaaacgaaagaaaaagggacaCAAGAAGAAGAACGACAACCAAAACGACAATGACGAcgcgaacaagaacaagaaaagacgaaaaggagagaagagaggcaacaagaagaaagaagacagagagaagggcgCCGGGAACGGCCAGGGGGACACCGCCCCCCGGCAGAACCAGAACAAGAGGCGCAACCCACTGAAGAAGGACGTGGGCGCGATCATCGGCGAGGGCAGCATCAACATCAAGAAACTCGGGGACGTCAAGCCACTGAAGATCGGCGGCATCTTCATCCCGAGCGATTGCTACGACAAGATGGGCAAGACGGAGCTAA ACGGCGAACCCCTGTACCCGGTCGAGTGCCCCGTGCTACTGAagctgaagaagaaggtgaaATTCAACAGGTTCATTAAGCCCATGTGCATGCCGATTTTCGATAAGATCAAAATCAACAAGGAGAGAGCAGCTTCCCTGGGCTACGGGACCAGAAAAGCGTCGAAGACAG aaCCCTCCAAGATACCGGCTGAAGTGATTAACATGCGCGTGCTGAAGAAGTGCGAGAAGAGGCTGAAGATGAAGCTGGACAAGACTATGATCTGtacgaagggaaagaaaaagagcggACACATGTGCTTC TTCGACGAGGGAGCACCTCTCCTGAACGTCAAAGTAACAGGCAGCGGATACAAGCAACATGCTAACCTTTATGGTGCCTTG GTTGTGCCTAGCTGCCAGCttgaagacaagaagaaaaagaagaaccgcAGAGAGAAGCGAGACACTGACGAAAACGAACCAAAGGA